A genomic segment from Streptosporangium roseum DSM 43021 encodes:
- a CDS encoding MarR family winged helix-turn-helix transcriptional regulator, which translates to MSTQPQTGPDDGSTPRSRPRGTAFLLSQVGAHAATRFAERIGGLGVVPSDVGLLRLIAARPGRSQQSLAEELGVVPSRVVALVDGLERKGLVERRRNPQDRRNYALHLAAEGERVMAGMRDLASAHEEEICAALDDAQRAQLAGLLEAIAAQQGLTSGVHPGYRHLPR; encoded by the coding sequence ATGAGCACGCAACCGCAGACCGGCCCCGACGACGGATCGACGCCGCGGTCCCGGCCGAGGGGCACGGCGTTCCTGCTCTCCCAGGTGGGCGCGCACGCCGCGACGCGGTTCGCCGAACGGATCGGCGGACTCGGGGTGGTCCCCTCCGACGTCGGGCTCCTGCGCCTGATCGCCGCCCGGCCGGGCCGCAGCCAGCAGTCCCTGGCCGAGGAGCTGGGAGTCGTGCCGAGCCGGGTCGTCGCGCTGGTCGACGGCCTGGAGCGCAAAGGGCTCGTCGAGCGACGGCGGAACCCGCAGGACCGCCGCAACTACGCCCTGCACCTGGCCGCCGAAGGCGAGCGCGTGATGGCCGGGATGCGCGATCTCGCCTCCGCGCACGAGGAGGAGATCTGCGCCGCGCTCGACGACGCCCAGCGCGCGCAGCTTGCCGGGCTGCTCGAAGCCATCGCCGCCCAGCAGGGCCTCACCTCGGGCGTTCACCCCGGATACCGGCACCTGCCCCGGTGA
- a CDS encoding SDR family NAD(P)-dependent oxidoreductase, which produces MSDDTSEDWPRHPGLAGKVALVTGGSRGIGAATCRALAANGVAVAVNGRDRAAIDEVVAQIAAEGGTAVAAPGDVTDEATVRNVRATVERALGPVEILAAFAGGQGAPAPTVQLGLDRWRAVVESELTSVYLTVTAFLPAMIERGEGTIITMSSAAGRRPGGANAAYAAAKAGVVMFTKHLANEVGKQGVRVNCLAPSAVLNERMQRFMSAGQLDELAATHPLGRIGRPGDVAQAVLYLVSDASSWVTGVTLDLAGGRVIV; this is translated from the coding sequence ATGTCCGATGACACAAGTGAGGACTGGCCGCGCCATCCGGGCCTGGCCGGCAAGGTCGCGCTGGTGACCGGCGGCTCGCGCGGAATCGGTGCGGCGACCTGCCGGGCACTGGCGGCCAACGGGGTCGCGGTCGCGGTGAACGGCCGCGACCGGGCGGCGATCGACGAGGTCGTCGCACAGATCGCGGCGGAAGGCGGCACGGCGGTGGCGGCGCCCGGTGACGTCACCGACGAGGCCACGGTGCGGAACGTGCGCGCCACGGTCGAGCGTGCGCTGGGACCGGTGGAGATCCTCGCGGCGTTCGCCGGTGGCCAGGGCGCCCCGGCGCCCACCGTCCAGCTCGGGCTCGACCGGTGGCGCGCGGTCGTCGAGTCCGAGCTGACCTCGGTCTACCTGACCGTGACCGCGTTCCTGCCTGCCATGATCGAGCGAGGGGAGGGGACGATCATCACCATGTCCTCCGCGGCCGGCCGCCGGCCGGGCGGCGCGAACGCCGCGTACGCCGCGGCGAAGGCCGGCGTGGTGATGTTCACCAAGCATCTGGCGAACGAGGTCGGCAAGCAGGGCGTCCGCGTCAACTGCCTGGCTCCCTCCGCCGTGCTCAACGAGCGGATGCAGCGGTTCATGTCCGCCGGGCAGCTGGACGAGCTGGCCGCGACCCACCCCCTCGGCCGGATCGGGCGGCCCGGCGACGTCGCCCAGGCGGTGCTGTACCTCGTCTCGGACGCCTCGTCCTGGGTCACCGGGGTCACCCTCGACCTGGCCGGCGGGCGGGTGATCGTGTGA
- a CDS encoding SGNH/GDSL hydrolase family protein, which produces MNTEMTERLVRFQHPEKVLGYLGGLDDDRLATLFGLDTATYRRVRRSHEEQARGAAAELLEAPGFAEKVDRLPFAPGQRVVAVGESTTDDLLSWFEILRHLLDLRRPADGITLINAAVTGQTTTQALAALPGLSLHRPDWVLCMLGGNDAQRLAADGPTLVSLDETERNLHTLRDLLVRRTAARWAWITPAPLDEERVAAYPHFQRAAIGWANRDIDAIAKILKAQPDLTVDSHPVISRQGGERFHLDDGLHLSLAGQRALTAALVEALAGTRADRP; this is translated from the coding sequence ATGAACACCGAAATGACCGAACGGCTCGTACGGTTCCAGCACCCCGAGAAGGTCCTGGGCTATCTCGGCGGCCTCGACGACGACCGGCTCGCCACCCTGTTCGGGCTGGACACGGCCACCTACCGGCGGGTGCGCCGCTCCCACGAGGAGCAGGCCCGCGGCGCGGCGGCGGAGCTGCTCGAGGCCCCCGGATTCGCGGAAAAAGTCGACCGGCTGCCCTTCGCCCCCGGTCAGCGGGTCGTGGCCGTCGGCGAGAGCACCACCGACGACCTGCTGTCATGGTTCGAGATCCTGCGCCATCTCCTCGACCTCCGGCGCCCCGCCGACGGCATCACCCTGATCAACGCGGCGGTCACCGGGCAGACGACCACCCAGGCCCTGGCCGCGCTGCCGGGGCTGTCCCTCCACCGCCCGGACTGGGTGCTGTGCATGCTCGGCGGCAACGACGCCCAGCGTCTCGCGGCCGACGGGCCGACCCTGGTCAGCCTCGACGAAACCGAACGCAACCTGCACACCCTGCGTGACCTCCTCGTACGGCGCACCGCGGCGCGATGGGCGTGGATCACCCCGGCCCCGCTGGACGAGGAGCGCGTCGCGGCCTACCCGCACTTCCAGCGAGCCGCGATCGGCTGGGCCAACCGTGACATCGACGCCATCGCGAAGATCCTGAAGGCGCAGCCGGATCTCACGGTCGACAGCCACCCCGTCATCTCCCGGCAGGGCGGAGAGCGCTTCCACCTCGACGACGGCCTGCACCTCTCCCTCGCCGGCCAGCGGGCCCTGACCGCCGCCCTGGTCGAGGCGCTGGCCGGCACCCGCGCGGACCGCCCGTAA
- a CDS encoding YciI family protein, with product MKYMLLINSGAIDANGGAAECGVEDWMIYDKAVQDAGIYVSGESLADLVTATTVRVGADGERAVTDGPFAETREVLGGFYVIDVPDLDAALDWAARCPGARGSGSVVVRPVADFGA from the coding sequence ATGAAGTACATGCTGCTGATCAACAGTGGTGCGATCGACGCGAACGGCGGGGCCGCGGAGTGCGGCGTCGAGGACTGGATGATCTACGACAAGGCCGTGCAGGACGCGGGGATCTACGTCTCGGGGGAGTCGCTGGCCGACCTGGTCACCGCCACGACGGTCCGGGTGGGAGCGGACGGCGAGCGGGCCGTCACCGACGGGCCGTTCGCCGAGACCCGCGAGGTGCTCGGCGGTTTCTACGTCATCGACGTGCCGGATCTCGATGCCGCGCTCGACTGGGCCGCACGCTGCCCCGGCGCCCGCGGTAGCGGCTCGGTCGTGGTGCGGCCGGTCGCCGACTTCGGGGCCTGA
- a CDS encoding RNA polymerase sigma factor, giving the protein MAEQPTDTGTDRAVESVFREEHGRLLASLVGRFGDLDLAEEVASEAIEAALMHWPVQGVPAKPGAWLLTTARRKAVDRLRRDQAYAARLAALQVEADRAASAPPADADADLPDERLQLFFTCAHPALPAEARGALTLRCLAGLTTPEVARAYLVPPAAMAQRIVRAKKKIREARIPFRVPGADELPARLPGVLQVLYSIFTEGYAASAGAQLQRLDLAEEALRLARILRRLLPAEREVAGLLGLMLLVHARRDARTGPDGELVLLEDQDRGRWDRTMIEEGLALVPAALTGGPPGPYGVQAAIAALHDEAADLATTDWPQIVALYGVLLALAPSPVVALNRAAAVAMCDGPEAGLALLDSLAGEERLRGHHPYPAARADLLQRLGRLPEAAAAYREALALAGTEPERAHLRRRLEAVEPSGPDAGAGT; this is encoded by the coding sequence ATGGCGGAGCAGCCGACCGATACCGGTACGGACAGGGCCGTGGAGTCGGTGTTCCGGGAGGAACACGGTCGGCTGCTCGCCTCACTCGTCGGCCGTTTCGGGGACCTCGACCTGGCGGAGGAGGTCGCCTCCGAGGCGATCGAGGCCGCGCTGATGCACTGGCCGGTGCAGGGCGTTCCGGCCAAGCCGGGTGCCTGGCTGCTGACGACGGCCCGGCGCAAGGCCGTCGACCGGCTGCGGCGGGACCAGGCCTACGCCGCCCGGCTCGCCGCCCTGCAGGTGGAGGCGGACCGGGCCGCCTCCGCCCCGCCCGCGGACGCGGACGCCGATCTCCCGGACGAGCGGCTGCAGCTGTTCTTCACCTGCGCCCACCCGGCCCTGCCGGCCGAGGCTCGCGGGGCGCTGACGCTGCGCTGCCTGGCCGGACTGACCACACCCGAGGTCGCGCGGGCCTATCTCGTCCCGCCGGCGGCGATGGCCCAGCGGATCGTGCGGGCGAAGAAGAAGATCCGCGAGGCCCGGATCCCCTTCAGGGTGCCGGGCGCCGACGAGTTGCCCGCACGCCTGCCGGGTGTGCTCCAGGTCCTCTACTCGATCTTCACGGAGGGGTACGCGGCCAGCGCCGGAGCGCAGCTGCAGCGGCTCGACCTCGCCGAGGAGGCCCTTCGGCTGGCACGGATCCTGCGCCGGTTGCTGCCCGCCGAGCGGGAGGTCGCCGGCCTGCTCGGGCTCATGCTGCTGGTCCACGCGCGGCGCGATGCCCGGACCGGCCCGGACGGCGAGCTCGTGCTGCTGGAGGACCAGGACCGCGGCCGCTGGGACCGTACGATGATCGAGGAGGGCCTCGCCCTGGTGCCCGCCGCGCTGACCGGCGGCCCGCCTGGACCGTACGGCGTGCAGGCCGCGATCGCCGCCCTGCACGACGAGGCGGCAGACCTCGCGACCACCGACTGGCCGCAGATCGTGGCGCTCTACGGCGTGCTGCTCGCCCTCGCCCCCTCTCCCGTCGTCGCCCTGAACCGGGCCGCGGCGGTGGCGATGTGCGACGGCCCGGAGGCCGGCCTGGCGCTGCTCGACAGCCTGGCCGGCGAGGAGAGGCTGCGCGGCCACCACCCCTACCCGGCGGCCCGGGCGGACCTGCTGCAACGGCTCGGCCGGCTCCCCGAGGCCGCCGCTGCCTACCGGGAAGCGCTCGCCCTGGCCGGCACCGAACCCGAACGCGCTCACCTGCGACGCAGGCTGGAGGCGGTCGAGCCATCCGGCCCGGACGCCGGGGCCGGCACGTGA
- a CDS encoding serine hydrolase domain-containing protein, translating into MGRRLLSLLVILLFPLTLAAPVQAAPEPPPGVVVGQQDGRGAGATPKVPAVGETRSGGHLVKTTTPAPQRTEGGTGAMARATPRAGTAAAFNESYGDDQYLTAPTQWWTVNGWTIEQIYDYAQSQGARVSDIAHQPGTQLTFTATLVKNAGAYWVRSWGLYYGLTDQGVVGLANYTGTRPASVARYWTADGWRFAVALVDNTGDGARPWWWYYGDTSFVLAQQQATGARPVKLRPFDAGGGARWYDLLMTGWSSQQFWWWLGGSDAQINNLANQNGARLVDAARNDDGTFNAIMLRNTSGPGPGWWYGLGHDQLNLKTLRKGARLISAQGYVENGQTLFVGVMTREVTGADQARAMVQNTMLHTAWLNGTSAIAELSDGTLGTFQAYYGDVSGMDVRVRVASVSKTFAAAELLRLAAAGKVSLGARVSQYLPGVTGGDQITLRNLLQHTSGLYNFTDDLPSFGTTMTQGFTNQQLLDIVNRHARLFTPGSRYSYSNSNYLVIGMIIERVSGRTYPDQMSRDLIGPFGLTGTSVPTDTAISSVRLRGHWWNPATSTRVETTGQNASRWAAGGQMVSTIPELNLFYKYLLVGYVTGASWLNEMKSNLVYTGEGSKWAGMGIFRTTLSCGKNVWWHDGRVPGYRTWSVHSENGQRSLSWAYSEGSANPVNFDDEFIDNVFCLL; encoded by the coding sequence GTGGGCCGACGACTGCTGTCCCTGCTGGTGATACTCCTGTTCCCGCTCACCCTGGCGGCGCCCGTCCAGGCCGCCCCCGAACCCCCGCCCGGCGTCGTCGTCGGGCAGCAGGACGGTCGCGGGGCGGGGGCGACGCCGAAGGTTCCCGCCGTCGGCGAGACCCGGTCGGGCGGGCATCTGGTGAAAACCACGACGCCCGCGCCGCAGCGCACCGAGGGCGGCACGGGCGCCATGGCGCGGGCGACCCCGAGGGCCGGCACCGCCGCCGCGTTCAACGAGTCCTACGGGGACGACCAGTACCTCACCGCGCCGACGCAGTGGTGGACCGTCAACGGCTGGACGATCGAGCAGATCTACGACTACGCGCAGAGCCAGGGCGCGCGGGTCAGCGACATCGCCCACCAGCCCGGCACCCAGCTCACCTTCACCGCCACCCTCGTCAAGAACGCGGGCGCCTACTGGGTGCGGTCCTGGGGGCTCTACTACGGGCTGACCGACCAGGGCGTGGTCGGCCTGGCGAACTACACCGGCACCCGGCCCGCCTCGGTCGCCCGCTACTGGACAGCGGACGGCTGGCGGTTCGCCGTCGCGCTGGTCGACAACACCGGTGACGGCGCCCGGCCCTGGTGGTGGTACTACGGCGACACCTCGTTCGTGCTCGCGCAGCAGCAGGCCACCGGCGCCCGGCCCGTCAAGCTGCGGCCCTTCGACGCCGGCGGCGGCGCCCGCTGGTACGACCTGCTGATGACGGGCTGGAGCTCGCAGCAGTTCTGGTGGTGGCTGGGCGGCAGCGACGCCCAGATCAACAACCTGGCGAACCAGAACGGCGCACGGCTGGTGGACGCCGCCCGCAACGACGACGGCACCTTCAACGCGATCATGTTGCGCAACACCTCCGGCCCGGGGCCGGGCTGGTGGTACGGCCTCGGCCACGACCAGCTCAACCTCAAGACGCTGCGCAAGGGCGCCCGGCTGATCAGCGCGCAGGGGTACGTCGAGAACGGTCAGACGCTCTTCGTCGGCGTCATGACCCGGGAGGTGACCGGCGCCGACCAGGCCCGCGCCATGGTGCAGAACACCATGCTGCACACCGCCTGGCTCAACGGCACTTCGGCGATCGCCGAACTGTCGGACGGGACGCTCGGCACATTCCAGGCGTACTACGGCGACGTCTCCGGCATGGACGTGCGGGTGCGCGTCGCGAGCGTCTCGAAGACCTTCGCCGCCGCCGAGCTGCTTCGGCTGGCCGCCGCCGGGAAGGTCTCGCTGGGCGCGCGCGTCTCGCAGTACCTGCCCGGCGTGACCGGTGGCGACCAGATCACCCTGCGGAACCTCCTCCAGCACACCAGCGGGCTGTACAACTTCACCGACGACCTGCCCTCCTTCGGGACGACGATGACGCAGGGGTTCACCAACCAGCAGTTGCTGGACATCGTGAACCGGCACGCGCGGCTGTTCACCCCGGGCTCCCGCTACTCCTATTCCAACAGCAACTACCTGGTCATCGGCATGATCATCGAACGGGTCAGCGGCCGGACCTACCCCGACCAGATGAGCCGTGACCTGATCGGCCCGTTCGGGCTGACCGGCACCTCCGTCCCCACCGACACCGCGATCTCGTCGGTGCGGCTGCGCGGCCACTGGTGGAACCCCGCCACCTCCACCCGGGTCGAGACCACCGGCCAGAACGCCTCGCGCTGGGCGGCGGGCGGCCAGATGGTCTCGACCATCCCCGAACTCAACCTCTTCTACAAGTATCTGCTGGTCGGGTATGTGACCGGGGCGAGCTGGCTCAACGAGATGAAGAGCAACCTCGTCTACACCGGCGAGGGCTCCAAGTGGGCCGGAATGGGGATCTTCCGGACCACCTTGAGCTGCGGTAAGAACGTCTGGTGGCACGACGGCCGGGTCCCCGGCTACCGGACGTGGTCGGTGCACTCGGAGAACGGGCAGCGCAGCCTGAGCTGGGCCTACTCGGAGGGATCGGCCAACCCGGTCAACTTCGACGACGAGTTCATCGACAACGTCTTCTGTCTCCTCTGA
- a CDS encoding aldo/keto reductase produces MNTFRIGGDLPVHPLGFGAMRLTDWGPPKDLPAAIAVARRAVELGVTLIDTADAYALGANEELLAQALHPYPRGLVIATKAGQSRPGRGRWKPLGRPEYLIQQAELSLRRLRLERIELFQLHRVDPQVPFADQIGALKQLRDEGKIRHIGLSEVGVAQIEEARRTVPIAGVQNRYNLTDRRHEDVLDYCEAAGIAFIPWEPVASGTHAATEGPLAQVAEEVGGTPVQVALAWLLARSPVMLPIPGTSSAAHLEENMAATRIELTREQFSRLDAAGRAPRHAGPAR; encoded by the coding sequence ATGAACACTTTCCGGATCGGCGGAGACCTGCCCGTGCACCCCCTCGGCTTCGGCGCGATGCGGCTGACCGACTGGGGCCCGCCCAAGGACCTGCCCGCCGCCATCGCGGTCGCGCGGCGGGCCGTCGAGCTCGGGGTGACGCTCATCGACACCGCTGACGCCTATGCCCTGGGGGCCAACGAGGAACTGCTCGCCCAGGCGCTGCACCCCTATCCGCGCGGCCTGGTCATCGCGACCAAGGCGGGGCAGAGCCGCCCGGGACGCGGGCGGTGGAAGCCGCTGGGCCGCCCGGAGTACCTCATCCAACAGGCCGAACTGAGTCTGCGTCGCCTCCGGCTGGAGCGGATCGAGCTGTTCCAGCTCCACCGCGTCGACCCGCAGGTGCCCTTCGCCGACCAGATCGGCGCCCTCAAGCAGTTACGGGACGAGGGCAAGATTCGCCACATCGGGCTGTCGGAGGTCGGCGTCGCCCAGATCGAGGAGGCCCGCCGGACCGTTCCGATCGCCGGCGTGCAGAACCGCTACAACCTCACCGACCGGCGGCATGAGGACGTGCTCGACTACTGCGAGGCCGCGGGGATCGCCTTCATCCCCTGGGAGCCGGTGGCCAGCGGCACCCACGCCGCCACGGAGGGACCGCTCGCGCAGGTCGCCGAGGAGGTCGGCGGCACCCCCGTGCAGGTGGCGCTCGCCTGGCTGCTGGCCCGCTCGCCCGTCATGCTGCCGATCCCGGGCACCAGCTCCGCCGCGCACCTGGAGGAGAACATGGCGGCGACGCGCATCGAGCTGACCAGGGAGCAGTTCTCCCGGCTCGACGCCGCGGGGCGAGCACCCCGGCACGCCGGTCCGGCCCGCTGA
- a CDS encoding LysR family transcriptional regulator translates to MLSLERLRILHAIGTYGSVTGAANALHVTTSAISQQMAKLEREVGQRLLERSGRGVRLTGTAELLVAHAGQMLSLAERAEADLEAHRGAVVGRLTLAAFATAARGLVPPALGDLRRDHPRLRVGLEEAEPHETVPRVARGDVDVAVVQDWFNHPLALPEELSRAALLDDVADVALAEGHPLAARGTVDIRELAGEPWITWSRGWICNAWLLHTLRSCGAEPDIAHTAAEHHTQLALVAAGLGVAIIPRLGRDPAPGGVRFVEVRPRLVRHVYAVWRADADRRPSIRAVIRALRRHGRAPAG, encoded by the coding sequence ATGTTGAGTCTTGAGCGGCTCCGCATCCTGCATGCGATCGGCACCTACGGGTCGGTCACCGGGGCCGCCAACGCCCTGCACGTCACCACCTCGGCGATCTCCCAGCAGATGGCCAAGCTGGAGAGGGAGGTCGGGCAGCGGCTGTTGGAGCGCAGCGGCCGCGGTGTACGGCTCACCGGCACCGCCGAGCTGCTCGTCGCCCACGCCGGGCAGATGCTGTCGCTGGCCGAACGCGCCGAGGCGGATCTGGAAGCCCACCGCGGCGCCGTCGTCGGGCGCCTGACGCTCGCCGCGTTCGCGACGGCCGCGCGCGGGCTGGTCCCGCCCGCCCTGGGGGACCTGCGCCGCGACCACCCGCGGTTGCGGGTCGGGCTGGAGGAGGCCGAGCCGCACGAGACGGTGCCGCGGGTCGCCCGCGGTGATGTGGACGTGGCGGTCGTCCAGGACTGGTTCAACCACCCTCTCGCCCTACCCGAGGAGCTGAGCAGGGCCGCGCTCCTTGACGACGTCGCGGACGTCGCGCTTGCCGAGGGGCACCCGCTGGCCGCACGCGGCACCGTCGACATCCGGGAACTCGCCGGTGAACCGTGGATCACCTGGAGCCGCGGCTGGATCTGCAACGCCTGGCTGCTGCACACGTTGCGTTCCTGCGGCGCCGAGCCGGACATCGCCCACACCGCCGCCGAGCACCACACGCAGCTCGCCCTCGTCGCGGCCGGCCTCGGCGTGGCGATCATTCCCCGGCTCGGCCGCGACCCGGCGCCCGGCGGCGTCCGCTTCGTCGAGGTCCGGCCGAGGCTGGTCCGGCACGTCTACGCGGTGTGGCGCGCCGACGCCGACCGTCGGCCCTCGATCCGGGCCGTGATCCGAGCCCTACGCCGGCACGGCCGAGCGCCGGCCGGCTGA
- a CDS encoding RICIN domain-containing protein — translation MPKIIRAVRAASALAAATMALAPATAYADAEPQTNREFINRMDGSRLATLGDSVAESAQAISLRHPNWKYRTAKWTYIVKDDGHYIIKNEAANKCLQPATAAAAAGDQVVIKTCNGSAAQDWSRRPEETDSSQPTGWGSFRPRTNTKVALTLDTYHGPGSWNTLYLNRDQNSSDRLWRFLREDHTW, via the coding sequence ATGCCGAAGATCATCCGCGCCGTCCGCGCCGCCTCGGCGCTGGCCGCCGCGACGATGGCGCTCGCACCGGCCACCGCTTACGCCGACGCTGAGCCGCAGACCAACCGGGAGTTCATCAACCGGATGGACGGCAGCCGCCTGGCGACTCTCGGTGACTCGGTCGCCGAGAGCGCGCAGGCGATCTCGCTGCGCCACCCGAACTGGAAGTACCGGACGGCCAAGTGGACCTACATCGTCAAGGACGACGGCCACTACATCATCAAGAACGAGGCTGCGAACAAGTGCCTGCAGCCGGCCACCGCCGCGGCGGCGGCGGGTGATCAGGTCGTCATCAAGACCTGCAACGGCTCGGCGGCCCAGGACTGGTCACGCCGTCCGGAGGAGACCGACTCCAGCCAGCCCACCGGCTGGGGCAGCTTCCGCCCCCGCACCAACACCAAGGTCGCCCTGACCCTGGACACCTACCACGGCCCCGGGAGCTGGAACACTCTCTATCTCAACCGCGACCAGAACTCCTCCGACCGGCTGTGGCGGTTCCTGCGCGAGGACCATACCTGGTAG
- a CDS encoding serine hydrolase domain-containing protein gives MKRSGSADERFGAVADAFSRNFAEYGELGAAVTVFAGGRKVVELWGGVADGRTGRPWTQDTAVPVFSCAKGVVSICAHLLAQEGRLKLDAPVSRYWPEFAQRGKEAITCRMVLGHRAGLPALDPALGFEEIAAWTPVIHAIEAQEPLWEPDTAYEYHGHVFGFLIGEVIRRITGLTPGAYFRRAVGEPLGLRAWIGLPAEEMDGRARLVEADGRPPMPGPEHLLTRIVTMNGALVFPGLDEPHGWNDPALLALELPGAGATASASGLAGLYAAAVTGIEGQERLLTPDTVTDAVREVSSGKGWLGFDAGARWGSGFLLDSAFRPMLGERSFGNDGAGGQFAFGDDEFGVGFAYVANRMIGHGDARANRLIEAVRECLSDG, from the coding sequence GTGAAGCGCAGCGGATCCGCCGACGAACGGTTCGGAGCGGTCGCAGACGCCTTCTCCCGGAACTTCGCCGAATACGGTGAACTCGGCGCGGCCGTCACCGTGTTCGCCGGTGGACGCAAGGTCGTGGAGCTGTGGGGTGGGGTCGCGGACGGACGGACCGGCCGGCCGTGGACACAGGACACGGCCGTGCCGGTCTTCTCCTGCGCCAAGGGCGTCGTCAGCATCTGCGCCCACCTCCTCGCGCAGGAGGGACGCCTCAAGCTCGATGCCCCGGTGAGCCGCTACTGGCCCGAGTTCGCCCAGCGCGGCAAGGAGGCCATCACCTGCCGCATGGTCCTCGGCCACCGGGCAGGGCTCCCCGCCCTTGACCCGGCGCTCGGCTTCGAGGAGATAGCCGCCTGGACACCGGTGATCCACGCCATCGAGGCGCAGGAACCGCTGTGGGAGCCGGACACGGCATACGAGTACCACGGCCACGTCTTCGGGTTCCTCATCGGTGAGGTCATCCGGCGCATCACCGGGCTCACCCCCGGCGCGTACTTCCGCCGTGCCGTGGGCGAGCCTCTGGGGCTACGGGCCTGGATCGGCCTGCCCGCCGAGGAGATGGACGGCCGCGCCCGGCTCGTCGAGGCCGATGGGCGGCCCCCGATGCCGGGCCCCGAACACCTGCTCACCCGCATCGTGACCATGAACGGCGCGCTGGTCTTCCCCGGCCTCGACGAGCCGCACGGCTGGAACGACCCGGCGTTGCTCGCTCTGGAGCTGCCCGGAGCGGGTGCCACGGCGTCGGCGAGCGGCCTCGCCGGGCTGTACGCGGCGGCCGTGACCGGCATCGAGGGCCAGGAGCGGCTGCTCACACCGGACACCGTGACGGACGCGGTCCGCGAGGTTTCCTCCGGCAAGGGATGGCTGGGCTTCGACGCCGGGGCGCGCTGGGGCTCGGGCTTCCTGCTCGACTCGGCCTTCCGGCCGATGCTGGGGGAACGCAGCTTCGGCAACGACGGAGCGGGCGGGCAGTTCGCCTTCGGTGACGACGAGTTCGGCGTGGGCTTCGCGTACGTCGCCAACCGTATGATCGGCCACGGTGACGCCCGCGCCAACCGCCTGATCGAGGCTGTGCGCGAGTGCCTGTCCGACGGGTGA
- a CDS encoding FBP domain-containing protein encodes MKAVTEQDIRTSFVNCSRGEAKRLVLPRDLAEQPWDDLDFLGWYDPGAPDRGYVVTERGGELVGVTLRLVARQRGALHHGMCSLCLTTHPGSGVSLMTARRAGQAGRDSNSVGVYACTDLACSLYVRGKKLPDLGGRLEESLTVEERIDRTRGKLSAFLDKVLA; translated from the coding sequence ATGAAAGCAGTCACTGAGCAGGACATCCGTACGTCGTTCGTCAACTGCTCCCGGGGAGAGGCCAAGCGGCTGGTGCTTCCGCGGGACCTGGCCGAGCAGCCCTGGGACGACCTGGACTTTTTGGGCTGGTACGACCCCGGCGCGCCGGATCGCGGCTACGTCGTCACCGAGCGCGGCGGCGAACTCGTCGGTGTGACGCTCCGCCTGGTCGCCCGGCAGCGCGGGGCTCTCCACCACGGCATGTGCTCGCTGTGCCTGACCACGCATCCCGGCAGCGGCGTCTCGCTGATGACCGCCCGGCGCGCGGGGCAGGCCGGACGGGACAGCAACTCGGTCGGCGTGTACGCGTGCACCGACCTTGCCTGTTCCCTGTACGTGCGCGGCAAGAAGCTCCCCGACCTGGGAGGGCGGCTCGAAGAATCCTTGACGGTGGAGGAGCGGATCGATCGCACCAGAGGCAAGCTGTCGGCATTCCTGGACAAGGTTCTGGCGTGA
- a CDS encoding TetR/AcrR family transcriptional regulator, which translates to MVRAGLTSERVTKAAADLADAVGFENITVSALARSFGVKDASLYSHVRNLQDLRERVALLAAGELADRIAAAVAGRSGKEAMAAFANAYRDYALAHPGRYAATQAVQLDPAVLARSTVYARTVELTHAMLRAYRLVEPDLTDAGRLLRSAFHGYIVLEANGGFSHSRAVQSSWERALDGLHFLLENWPAGSPRHAAEEEAEEERT; encoded by the coding sequence GTGGTTCGTGCGGGACTGACATCTGAGCGCGTGACGAAGGCGGCCGCAGACCTGGCGGACGCCGTCGGGTTCGAGAACATCACCGTGTCCGCGCTGGCGCGGAGCTTCGGGGTCAAGGACGCCAGCCTGTACTCGCACGTCAGGAATCTTCAGGATCTGCGGGAGCGGGTCGCGCTGCTGGCCGCGGGCGAACTCGCCGACCGCATCGCCGCGGCGGTCGCGGGCCGGTCGGGGAAGGAGGCCATGGCCGCCTTCGCCAACGCCTACCGGGACTACGCGCTGGCCCACCCCGGCCGCTACGCGGCGACCCAGGCGGTCCAGCTGGACCCCGCCGTCCTCGCCCGGTCCACCGTGTACGCCCGCACCGTCGAGCTGACCCACGCGATGTTACGCGCATACAGGCTGGTCGAGCCGGACCTGACCGACGCGGGCCGCCTGCTGCGCAGCGCCTTCCACGGCTACATCGTCCTTGAGGCCAACGGCGGATTCAGCCACTCCCGCGCCGTGCAGAGCTCCTGGGAGCGGGCCCTTGACGGCCTCCACTTCCTGCTGGAGAACTGGCCTGCGGGGTCGCCGCGTCACGCGGCGGAGGAAGAGGCGGAGGAGGAAAGGACATGA